In Corythoichthys intestinalis isolate RoL2023-P3 chromosome 11, ASM3026506v1, whole genome shotgun sequence, a single genomic region encodes these proteins:
- the hmgn6 gene encoding high mobility group nucleosome binding domain 6 isoform X2 produces MPRRKRQETEDKEEPKRRSARLSAPATSKVEPKVKKAAKKEKAVNDKKEDKKTKKTKENAEAEANEENHSENGEAKTNEVEDAPEEAKEEAKSE; encoded by the exons ATGCCCAGGAGAAAG aGACAAGAAACAGAGGACAAGGAGGAG CCCAAGAGGAGATCGGCTCGGTTATCAGCG CCGGCCACATCTAAGGTGGAACCAAAGGTTAAGAAGGCAGCAAAG AAAGAGAAGGCTGTGAATGACAAGAAGGAGGACAAAAAGACCAAGAAGACAAAGGAGAACGCTGAGGCAGAGGCCAATGAGGAAAACCACTCTGAGAATGGCGAGGCCAAGACCAACGAG GTGGAGGACGCCCCCGAAGAGGCCAAGGAGGAGGCTAAGTCAGAGTAG
- the hmgn6 gene encoding high mobility group nucleosome binding domain 6 isoform X1: protein MPRRKRQETEDKEEPKRRSARLSAKPATSKVEPKVKKAAKKEKAVNDKKEDKKTKKTKENAEAEANEENHSENGEAKTNEVEDAPEEAKEEAKSE from the exons ATGCCCAGGAGAAAG aGACAAGAAACAGAGGACAAGGAGGAG CCCAAGAGGAGATCGGCTCGGTTATCAGCG AAGCCGGCCACATCTAAGGTGGAACCAAAGGTTAAGAAGGCAGCAAAG AAAGAGAAGGCTGTGAATGACAAGAAGGAGGACAAAAAGACCAAGAAGACAAAGGAGAACGCTGAGGCAGAGGCCAATGAGGAAAACCACTCTGAGAATGGCGAGGCCAAGACCAACGAG GTGGAGGACGCCCCCGAAGAGGCCAAGGAGGAGGCTAAGTCAGAGTAG